The proteins below come from a single Chryseobacterium capnotolerans genomic window:
- a CDS encoding SDR family oxidoreductase, whose protein sequence is MTIIITGTSSGIGFALAEYFGKKGHKVYGLSRKYTESQYFKSIPTDVTDNTAVKNAVAEVLKSETRIDVLINNAGMGMVGAVEDSTQEDILKLFSLNLAGPVQMMSAVLPTMRAHKFGKIINVSSIGSEMGLPFRGFYSASKSALDKVTEAMRYEVYPWNIEVCSLHLGDIKTNIADNRVIAQVSQPYKNVFDKVYALMNSHVDDGTEPLEVAEYIEKLLGKNKWKAHYYFGKFGQKIGVPLKWILPQGVYENLMKKYNKLDKN, encoded by the coding sequence ATGACCATTATCATCACAGGAACCTCATCAGGAATTGGATTTGCTTTGGCCGAATATTTTGGTAAAAAAGGACACAAAGTATATGGTTTAAGCCGAAAATATACGGAAAGTCAATATTTCAAATCTATTCCAACAGATGTTACCGACAACACTGCCGTTAAGAATGCTGTTGCAGAAGTACTGAAATCTGAAACAAGAATTGATGTCCTTATCAACAATGCAGGAATGGGAATGGTAGGAGCTGTTGAGGATTCTACCCAAGAGGATATCCTTAAACTTTTCAGTCTTAATCTTGCCGGGCCTGTTCAAATGATGAGCGCCGTTCTTCCGACCATGAGAGCACACAAATTTGGAAAGATCATTAATGTATCCAGTATCGGTAGTGAGATGGGACTGCCATTCCGAGGATTCTATTCTGCTTCAAAATCTGCTTTGGATAAAGTAACGGAAGCAATGAGGTATGAAGTCTATCCATGGAATATTGAAGTATGTTCACTGCATTTAGGTGATATTAAAACTAATATTGCAGACAACAGAGTGATTGCCCAGGTTTCCCAACCCTATAAAAATGTTTTCGATAAAGTGTATGCCTTGATGAATTCTCATGTAGATGACGGAACTGAACCATTGGAGGTAGCAGAATACATTGAAAAACTTTTAGGGAAAAATAAATGGAAAGCTCATTATTATTTTGGTAAATTCGGGCAGAAAATCGGAGTTCCGTTGAAATGGATTCTTCCACAGGGAGTCTATGAAAATTTGATGAAGAAATATAATAAACTGGATAAAAATTAG